The following nucleotide sequence is from Paralichthys olivaceus isolate ysfri-2021 chromosome 22, ASM2471397v2, whole genome shotgun sequence.
gttagtgtttttttgtttttgtaaaccACCAGTGTTTTAAACAATCTTCCCAGGCATATGCTTCAGCCACGTCAGACTGGCAGGTGATGTTTCAGAAAGCGGAGGAGCAGCTGAATCCCATGGAACTGTCTGAAGCTCACAAGCAGGGCTATGTGTTTGACCTGACAGAGGGACGGCTTGTGTTTCGTGCACCATATGGACAACCTGACTCATTTAGCTCTGAGGTAAACCACAGCCGTTTATCTAGTTCATAGGATTTGATAATTCCTCAACACTAATTGTATTCACTGTACAGTGCCTGTCTTGTGAAGCATTTACTCCAAAGCAATTGACTTGCATCTCTCCCCAGGTGAATGGTGTTCCAGTAGAGGTCATCCATGCAACTCTGTTCTCCAGACAAAGCTGGGTTGTCCTCATGGTTGACCTTGTGGCTGCTTGCTCCATGTGTCAGTATCACTATATTTTATGCAGTGGCTTCTTTCCCTTGACGAACAAGTAAAGGTTTTATATTGGTGTCTTCTCCACAGCCAATGGATCGTATGATGAGGGTGGATACATGTTGTGGGAGACTCCTGTGGTGTTGCAACCGCTGGTGTCTGGTCTGACCAACACACAGGTCAACATCGGTGTCAGTGGTGAACTTGTGGCGCAGCCTGttgcagaggagagaggctACAATGTGGAGAAGCACAATGGCTCAGTGGAGATCAGCATCCCCTATAATGCTGAAGGAGGATACAGGAAGGTGAGGTATAGAGGAGCATATCAGTTGTGTTTATTCTGACATGATGGTGTgttaaacaaaatatttttcagaGCTTTTTGTCTGATGAACTCTATGAGTACTACATCTTCCATCTCTATCTGGAGCTAATCTCAGTGGATGAGGATCATGTTGACTCCAGAATTCGCTATCACAGGACAATTGCAACTCCTCTGCTGCCATGTCCTGTTTTTACAGAGAACCGTAAGTTTATCTTTGACTTAACATTTATTAAAACGAGCTCCATCTAAACGTCTCTTTTATTTCAGGAACAGTCCTCGAGGAACGAGTATTCACAATCTACCTGGGAGATGTTCCTGAGGATGTTGTGGTCTCTGCTGTTCAGCTGAATGAACACAAATTTATAACCAGAAATGAGAGAAGCCAGAGCCTCACAAAGGTTGTTCATCCCAACAACACCCATGGCTACACTCTGAAGGTGCCTTTTGATGACTCTGTTGTCATACAGAAGGTAAACTGTCTCTAAACCTCAGGCTGGTTTTATAAATGGTGCTGTCGTCCATCTAAATCTGTAAGAATCTGTATTGTTCTGTCTGCAGTTCTCTAAAGAAGATTCAGCTATGAAGCACATACTGAAGGTCAACTTCACACTGACAGTTCTGCCTGAGAATGATTCTTATTTCTACCTGACCTCAGTTATGGCACTATCGGATGTCTGTAAGTCACAAACCTTGTATTTTTACTCTGTCAAACCAAAAAGAATTGAGTTATTCATTCTACTTTATCCATCAGCTCCTCCAGAGTTTGAGGCTGTCTGTTCTGAGTCTGGCATCAGCTTCAAACTAGACCACCGGCCTTCTGACTATCTGTGGTACATCAGCATCGCTTCTGACGTGCTGACGCCAGAACTGGCAACCAAGAACGGCTACATCATGACTAACAATAGCCAGAGTCTGCTGATCGAGGTGCCACTCTTCACTCTAGGATTTGTGTACGAGGTATGATGAGGAAAACTACTACAGACTCATACTGCAGGGAGCCAGTTGTTTTGAACATGTCAAGCTATAACCAAGCTGTGTTTTGCAGGACATTGCTCTGAAAGGATTCCTTGGTACTTTTGAAATCCTCATTCGAGATCATGAAACATCAGAGGTCCAGAGTTCAACCATGAAGACGTGTCCATTCACAACTGCTGAGTTCATTTGTAAGAGCGTCCTGTCTTTTACTATGAGAACAAGTGGGCTTTGACACATGAACTAAAAGTCGTCTCTCTGCAGTGTGTTCCACTGATGGCAGGATGACTGTGATGGCTGACTTGTCTCTGGCCAGCTCAAGTGGAGGAATCCCTGCTAGAAGCAACCTCCTGAACACATACTGTGGACCCAAAGAAGCAGATGACACCAGGGCCCTCTTCTCTTTCCCCCTCAACAGCTGTGGATCCATAATAAAGGTATAGTTGATCATTACAGTCTAACATAACAGTAGCATTCAATCAACTTGACTTTAACATTACTGTACTCAAAATTCTTGTCTTTCCAGCTTGGTAAGGAATATGTGACATACGAAAACGAGATTTCCTTCAGCAGGAAGTTCAATCTTCAGAAAAATCCATCAGATTCCAGCGTTGAGATTGACCGGTATAAATCTCTAACCTCCTATACTTTCAGTTATTTACCCCTCTAAACTACTATAACTGCAACACTGACTGTCTTATAGGGTAAAGGTGCAGTGTACGTATCCTCTGTCTGGACTCCATCGTCTCTTTTCGGTGTACAAGTTTGATTCTGACGCAGTTGGTGTCGGCAACATTGTTCATTCTACACTCTCAAATGAAGGTACGTAGCACACTGGTCAGATTTTATTATCTCCTAAACCTCTTGATTACtgactttatttgtttatatttcacTCTAGTTTTACAAAAACCCACAATGGAGTTCAACACAGTGTTTCGAACGCCAGTGCCTGCAACCAGACGTACCAGACCTGTGTTGGTGAAGCCTGGTCACCACCCTTCTGCTCAGCACATCAAAATGCCAACTTACTTACAGAATCTCAAAAAAAGTCAGTATTTTTAAAACTGATAATACACTTACAGTAAGAAGTGTGTTCTACAATCTATCTTCTCTTTACAGGAGCTGAAGGATCTTCATAAGTCAAAGTGAATCTGGGTTTGTTTTAGATTGACAATCCTTTTAAATGCAATTGTTAATAAAatggtttataaaaaaaaaaaactcacgcCTTCTATGTTTCTTACTTGAACCTGTAATCAAACCCTTGAGTAGCTGATTCAAAGTGAGAAAGTAAAGCTTGAACTGATTTTATTCAGAAAAATGTAAGATGCCaatactgaatttaaatgtgacttcTTAAAGATTTGTGATTCTTGAGGTAATGTCAATTTTGGTGATTGCATGCAAGATTTCTTCCTGGCAGATAAGTGGATGATAAATGGCTCTTAtgtgaaattttttttttttttttaaaaaggcacaTGGATCTTATTGCTAAGTTCCAAGTGGTGTTAGCAACTTGAGTGAGGGGAAATATAGTTGTAGTAATATTGCTGTTGTATCTGTCATGAGTACTAGACTGCATTCAGGCACAATTAGACCATTTGAGCTTGAACTGCATGGTGCAGTAATTTGAAATCCTTGTGTGCTGTTTTGTTCGACCATGGGACTAGAGGCAATCTGATGCCTGTATTCGGGACTATAGAAGTGATTGGTCAGAAAATCTCATAGTGCTGTAACTTGCAACCAACTAAGTTACAATTAACCAATGGTTTGTCATGTATCAATGTCATGAAATTCAGTGGTGCTGTGATTCTCTCAttagcctggctacagtgctgaagagaaacctgggatggtttttattttcaatgtgaAGCAATAGGCAGCTCTTGCTCGCATACCTCAACAGTATCTTTTCAGGATTCGTGGTTTAACAGTTGAGTGCCACTTTTCTAGTATTCTTAacacttgttttaatttgtgtgttggAATTGTACCAGGGAACTAATCTGTTTGacattcttctttttattacacTATGGAGTCTAATGTTAATTGAGTTTATAGAGCTACCTACAAGGTCAATCTCTGGAGCTAGGGTTTTAAAATTCCTGTTTTATTGAGGGATGACACTGAGTTAAATTAAGTTACGGCATTCTGGTAGACATCaggaaaatgagtttttcattaATGCATTCAGTCTGATAAGTTTTTTTTGACACCATGTAATAGTACAAGGTGAAGTGTGTGAATACGAGTGGGTTTGTGTACAGACTGAAAGCAAATGAGTAATGTtgaaataaacaacattaatagcttgaatttatatagcacccTTCAAGAGACCTAATGCTTTACATGTCCATggggagaaaagaaagtaacatgaatattaaagtcACTGAATAACTTTTTAGAACTAGGCTTgatgaaaacagtttgtaaaaATGCAGTTACTTTAACTGAACTTTAATTCAGTCAAGAAAATTCAGAATAAGCCCCAGGAGCACAGAAAAATACAgcatgtgattggctgttgtGATTTCTTGGGTGGTTAAGAGTCTTGGCAGACCAGAACAAAACTTTTAAATGAGTTATAGTTTGAGTAATTTATAATCAggagttaaaaaacaaactccacCTCATTGCCACAGGACTCATCAATTGCAGTGTTTACACTTGGCTCAGATAATTGGGACCATTTTGTACCT
It contains:
- the LOC109634919 gene encoding uncharacterized protein, producing MAFCFSLGFALLLSMWSTAKCDQIPSGVHMECRDRYFMIATDLSFAGNEARFEAVDETGIYPITKQNAAVCGYTVSVLLNGNVELRASYFSCQVDNKDDEVFTFSFNLIANHEGEEVTYVLSKTCSPALPWSPREVTCEASYMEVSVRSDVACPTGTKRDDWNAAVQTAYASATSDWQVMFQKAEEQLNPMELSEAHKQGYVFDLTEGRLVFRAPYGQPDSFSSEVNGVPVEVIHATLFSRQSWVVLMVDLVAACSMSNGSYDEGGYMLWETPVVLQPLVSGLTNTQVNIGVSGELVAQPVAEERGYNVEKHNGSVEISIPYNAEGGYRKSFLSDELYEYYIFHLYLELISVDEDHVDSRIRYHRTIATPLLPCPVFTENRTVLEERVFTIYLGDVPEDVVVSAVQLNEHKFITRNERSQSLTKVVHPNNTHGYTLKVPFDDSVVIQKFSKEDSAMKHILKVNFTLTVLPENDSYFYLTSVMALSDVSPPEFEAVCSESGISFKLDHRPSDYLWYISIASDVLTPELATKNGYIMTNNSQSLLIEVPLFTLGFVYEDIALKGFLGTFEILIRDHETSEVQSSTMKTCPFTTAEFILCSTDGRMTVMADLSLASSSGGIPARSNLLNTYCGPKEADDTRALFSFPLNSCGSIIKLGKEYVTYENEISFSRKFNLQKNPSDSSVEIDRVKVQCTYPLSGLHRLFSVYKFDSDAVGVGNIVHSTLSNEVLQKPTMEFNTVFRTPVPATRRTRPVLVKPGHHPSAQHIKMPTYLQNLKKRAEGSS